The Eriocheir sinensis breed Jianghai 21 chromosome 21, ASM2467909v1, whole genome shotgun sequence genome includes the window agagagagagagagagagagagagagagagagagagagagagagagagagagagagagagagagagagagagagagagagagagagagagagagagaatgctatcgCTGTCATTAAAATACTTTCACAAACACATTGATTAAAGTACTCGAACTAGGAAAAAATATTAAGATGCTAGTAGGTTAAAGACATAATCATATACATTCAAAGAACTATCACCTTTTTCTTGTGCCTAAACGTGTTTCATAAAATTTCCTTCATCACCCTCTTATGCACTTTCTCgtttccagtttccttttttaTCCCGGTTTCAAAGGTTGCAAAAGGAGTGACAAAAGCTGACTCACAAGGAAAGAGGCTTCGTTCACTGTTTTCTTGTGTCGGTATGTCCGGTTTCCTGGTGACAATCATTTTTATAGCAAGGCCCGTGTTCTCAAAAAGGTTTCAGCGTCCTACAACACCTATTTCAACAAGCTATCGTGGAGGCTGCTTGGGTTTTCACTGACGGTTTTATGCTCCTGGCGATAGTTTTCAAAGGCTACCACACCATGAACAGGGAGGATATGTGATAACTTCATTagccttctcttcatcctctgaAAATTGTCCTAATGAGAGTTGAACCCATTTAAACATCCGGCCTTATACTTACGTAGTGTTTAATCCCCATGTAAATCAGTGCTATACGATCCCCTCCCTTATGCTGTATCACAACTTAAAGTCCCGGtgaattattatttattttttgtgttggcGGTTTTCGTATAATTGGGTGACGAATTATTACGCGGCGCTCGGTCCTCATGTGCAACAGCGATAAACGATCAACTAAAAGCCTTGCCAAGTACATTCATCCGTTGCCAGTTTGATTTATCGAGTGACATAAATAACTACAGAGCGTTTGATCCACATGTATTGCACCGATAAACAATCAACTCCCAAATGGTGCATTGCAAAGGGAAaaagaattatattattttatttgcgtTGCCGGTATTGAGTTTATTCGGTGACATGAAGATACGGACTTTCTTTATTGTGAGTTGAGTAGTCAGAAAGCAATACAACCTTAAATTTTCGTATTCTGAAGTGGATACCATGCCTGACTATTAAAGTATTTCCTGATGTCATACCTCATATATTAAAACAGAATGCTAGTGGGATCGATCCTTACGTAAAAGTCCCATTCCTCGGGCAAGTCACATTATGCATGGAGCTGATAACAGATAGACAACAGAAGCAACAGAGTGGTAACCCAGGATTATAGAAGATAGGACAGACACAAGCTGGATGGATTTCAGTCACACCCGACGGAGGTGCGGAACATTTGGAAAGGTTTTGCCATGCCACGGACTTCTAATGATTGTAGCTGAtgttaatgatgttgatgattatgatgatgagggggaggaagagaagcaagaaagaCCACTCGGTCCTTCAGATTAGCCGTCCCATCCCACGGCCTCTGATCCCCATGTAATAGAATCACAAACGATCTAATTCTCATGCCTCGATTCGTGCACACTCGCCGGTAACTGAACCCTTTCCTCGGTGCCTGCAGCTCGCCGGTgacctttcttccattcttggCTGAACCAGATTCGGGAAAAAAGTCTCCTGGTTTATATTATTAATACAAAAAACTAGACTTCACCTTTCAACCAGACAaactttcactctcttcctccttcagtaacACGCGGCGGACGGACGGGAGCCTTTCTACTTCGAGTCTACCCTTCACAAGACTCTGCGCTCCTATTCTTAtaacatttcctctcctcttaccgaTGCACTCTCAACACATTTGTTACTCCGGCAACCCTACCCCGTGCCCACACAACAGGTGACGCCACGCAGGGGACCTTTACTCCCCTGTATGGCGTGTCTGAAGGGGCACGGGGTGGGAGGGAGAACGGGGCGGGGGCTCGCACATAAAGGAAGTTCAAGGAGGGGGGCGGGGATGGCCTCGGGGTGACATGATGCAGCACAGTTTTGCAAGTATTCACACCTTTCCCATTCAGCCATACACGTCCCGCTCTGACCATCGCTTTCGTTGTCACAGAGATtcacaggtaaaaaaataaaaaaaacctatCCAGTCTGTATATGTCCCTGCTAATTACTCCCATTATAACTTTTCCGTCTACATTCGCTCATGCTTTCTTTGAGGCGTATAAAAACAAGACAATTTCCTTCACTTTGTATTATatcaacctttctttctcttgccaCACGATTTTCTATTCgactttctattctctcttcatCTTGCTCATCCTTTCACACTTAATAATGAGACACTTTCccgcgtgtgggtgtgggtgtgggtgtaggtgtgggtgtgttttaTTAATAATTACTTTCCTGCTTTCCTCGATATCCAAGTTTTTCTTTGTGGTCTTGTcacgcctctgtgtgtgtgtgtgtgtgtgtgtgtgtgtgtgtgtgtgtgtgtgtgtgtgtgtgtgtgttatcatctattctttcccttttccttactctctttaTCTCTAAAATGATATGATCTGCATTATTTCAGTTCTCCCTGCCGCTCATATTTTctcccaaacttttttttttttttatcttctctcactttcccgtcctctctctatttttttttttgttcccctttccttccttaaaatTCTTAGACAAAATAAGACACACTCCTGTttgattttttgttcttttgtattttttttctctcttgctccAGGCCACACGATTATCTCCTGGTTTACTTTCTTTTAAATGTAACGTGATACCACCCTCTGTTGTATTGTATCAAcctttgttcctctctcttccctgccaGCCACTCATGCCCTACGAGTTCGCATACGAGGTGAAAGACGACGCCACGACCAATTACCAGAACAGAGTGGAGTTCGTTGAGGATGGCGTGTTGCGGGGGAGCTACAGCCTCCTCTCCCCTGACGGTGTGGTTCGAACTTCCGTCTATTCCGACACCGGCAATGGCTTCGAGGTGAGTTACTCGGCATTAGGGCGGCGACGAGAGCCTACGAACGCCGTTAGAATGGCAAAGAATGAAGTTTGGCATATTACTGAGTAGCGACATAGATATTGCAGAAGTCAGGACAGAGAAAATAGGTGGAAATATGAAATTTAAACCCATGCTGGAGCAGGAAAGAGCACAAAatatgaaaagtagaaaatactGGAAAGGCATTTGTCTGTAgcgactgatgatgatggtgatgataaaggcattGAGGAGAGCATACGAGCGTCTTTAAAATACCAGGAATAGATGTTGGACATAGATGCTGCCCGTAGATggagtttcatttttttcttactaaCAGTTACTATATACTATATTATGGAAGTAAATCTAAAGTAAATATTTGTCTGCGatcaaacacataaaaaaacactgCATACCAGGAAAGAAAGGGAGCTTGTAAATTACACCGGCGAGTGAAATCGTCTTTCTTGTTTGCCTTCATCAAGCCGGTCTGTACGATGACTAAGGCACATGCAGCACATTCCTGACACACACTGTACCCCCTGAACAAGTCCTGCTGAAGGCACTTACTCATGAGGCCGCTCGCACCACAACGTTTGTCGCATCAAGATTTTCTATTCAGCGTATCATTCATGACACCCGCTTTCCTCTCTGAGCCAATCCTGCTAAAAACATTTATACTGCCGGCTTCGCTGCTTCATTCGTCCTAttaccgttttctttttcatgtgtATGAGCTTTGAGACTCAGCAAAATGAGAACTTTAATGTTTCGTTTTCTTTGCCAGTTGTATAAAGTTTTGGTGCGAAAATATAACAGTCTACCCGGCAATGGGGAACAGTTGATATATAAttacgacgacaacaacaacaatactagaagtgaaaatatgataataataataataataataataataataataataataataataataataataataataataataataataataataaaataatgaggtAACAAAAATTGACCATCCTCCCGGTTGGACACAAATCCTTCAACATGGCGCCTCTTTCCGTCCTCCCACAGGTGACCCTCCACGAAGTGCCAACAGACATCGTGGTCATCGGCTCAGGCCTCCCTGGTGACCCCGCGCTCAAGGCCGGGGGCACGTACAGGTACTACGACTCTCGCGACTCAGGCTCAAGGGAGTCCTTCCGGCCATCTTTCAGCAGGAGCGGTGGATTTGAGGCTTTCTCTAAAGCATCAGAAGGGTTTGACGGGTCTTCAAGAGGGTCAGCTATCTTTAGTTCATCGAGCAACAGAGACTTTTCATCGAAAAATAAACAGTCAAGTCGCGAAGAGTCATCCAGGCGCGAAGAATCGGAAAGGCGCGAAGAATCGTCGAGACGCGATGAGTCAAGACGCGAAGAATCGTCGAGACGCGATGAGTCAAGACGCGAAGAATCCGAAGGCTCCAGATTTGAATTTTTAACGAATGACAAGAGTGCCTTGGAAGCCTTCGACAGGGAGAGCGCCAGCCAAGGCTTCTCTGGTGGGTCTAGGGACTCCGAGGCTTCGTCGAGACGCAAAGAGTCAAGACGCGAAGAATCCGAAGGCTACAAATATGAATTGTTGACGAATGACAAGAGTGCCTTGGAAGCCTTCGACAGGGAGAGCGCCAGCCAAGGCTTCTCTGGCGGGTCTAGGGACTCCGAGGCTTCGTCGAGACACGAAGAGTCTGGAGGCTTTGGAGAGTTCTCGCATGCCTTCGCGTCATCGTTCTCCCAGCAGGGAGGATCTGGAGGTGGATCAGGTGGTGGATCTGGAGGTGGATCAGGTGGTGGATCTGGTGGTGGATTAGGTGGTGGATTTGGTGGTGGATCAGGTGGTGGATCTGAGGGTGGATCAGGTGGATCAAGAGGTGGATTCGGTGGTGGATCTGAGGGTGGATCATTAGGTGGATCTGGAGGATCAAGTGGTGGATCTGGTGGTGGATCAGGGGGTGGATTTGTTGGAACTGGTAGTGGATCAGGTCACGGTGGATCTGGTGGTGGATCAGGTGGTGGATATGAGGGTGGATTAGGTGGTGGATCAGGGGGTGGATTCGGTGGTGGATCTGAGGGTGGATCATTTGGTGGTGAATTTGGTGGATCAGGTGGTGGATCTGGTGGTGGATCAGATGGTGGATCTGGAGGTGGGTCAAGTGGTGGATCTGGTGGTGGATCAGGGGGTGGATTTGTTGGAACTGGTGGTGGATCAGGTCACGGTGGATCAAGTGGTGGATCTGACGGTGGATCAGGTGGCGGATtcggtggtggttctggtggatCAGGTGGGGGATCACATGGTGGTTCAAGTGGATCAGGTGGCGGATccggtggtggttctggtggatCAGGTCGCGGATCACATGGTGGTTCTGGTGGATCAGGTGGCGGATCAGGTGGCGGATCACATGGTGGTTTAGGTGGATCAGGTGGCGGATTCGGTGGTGAATTTGGTGGATCAGGTGGCGGATccggtggtggttctggtggatCAGGTGGCGGATccggtggtggttctggtggatCAGGTGGGGGATCACATGGTGGTTCTGGTGGATCAGGTGGCGGATCACATGGTGGTTCAGGTGGATCAGGTGGCGGATTCGGAGGTGGATCTGGTGGATCAGGTGGCGGATCACATGGTGGTTCAGGTGGATCAGATGGCGGATTCGGTGGTGGATCTGGTGGATCAGGTGGCGGATTCGGAGTTGGATCTGGTGGATCAGGTGGCGGATCACATGGTGGTTCAGGTGGATCAGATGGCGGATTCGGTGGTGAATTTGGTGGATCAGGTGGCGGATTCGGTGGTGAATTTAGTGGATCAGGTGGCGGATCACATGGTGGTTCAGGTGGATCAGATGGCGGATTCGGTGGTGGATCTGGTGGATCAGGTGGCGGATTCGGAGTTGGATCTGGTGGATCAGGTGGCGGATCACATGGTGGTTCAGGTGGATCAGATGGCGGATTCGGTGGTGGATCTGGTGGATCAGGTGGGGGATCACATGGTGGTTCTGGTGGATCAGATGGCGGATTCGGTGGTGGATCTGGTGGATCAGGTGGGGGATCACATGGTGGTTCTGGTGGATCAGATGGCGGATTCGGTGGTGGATCTGGTGGATCCGGTGGCGGATCACATGGTGGTTCTGGTGGATCAGATGGCGGATTCGGTGGTGGATCTGGTGGATCAGGTGGGGGATCACATGGTGGTTCTAGTGGATCAGGTGGCGGATCACATGGTGGTTTAAGTGGATCAGATGGCGGATTCGGTGGTGGATCTGGTGGATCAGGTGGCGGATTCGGAGTTGGATCTGGTGGATCAGGTGGCGGATCACATGGTGGTTCAGGTGGATCAGATGGCGGATTCGGTGGTGGATCTGGTGGATCAGGTGGGGGATCACATGGTGGTTCTGGTGGATCAGATGGCGGATTCGGTGGTGGATCTGGTGGATCAGGTGGGGGATCACATGGTGGTTCTAGTGGATCAGGTGGTGAATTCGGTGGTGGATTTGGTGGATCAGGTGGCGGATCACATGGTGGTTCAGGTGGATCAGATGGCGGATTCGGTGGTGGATCTGGTGGATCAGGTGGGGGATCACATGGTGGTTCTAGTGGATCAGATGGCGGATTCGGTGGTGGATCTGGTGGATCAGGTGGGGGATCACATGGTGGTTCAGGTGGATCAGGTGACGGATTCGGTGGTGGATCTGGTGGCGGATCCGATGGTGGATCAGGTGGATCAGGTGGCGAGTTCGGTGGTGGATCTGGTGGATCATTTGGCGGATCACATGGAGGTTCAGGTGGATCAGGTGGGGGATCCGGTGGTGGATCTGGTGGATCAGGTGGCGGATCCGATGGTGGATCAGGTAGTGGTTCAGGTGGATCAGGTGGCGGATTCGGTGGGGGATCTGGTGGATCACATGGTGGTTCAGGTGCATCAGGTGGGGGATCCGGTGGTGGATCTAGTGGATCAGGTGGCGGATCACATGGTGGTTCAGGTGGAGGATTCGGTGGTGGATCTGGTGGATCAGGTGGCGGATCACATGGTGGTTCAGGTGGATCAGGTGGGAGATCCGGTGGTGGATCAAGTGGCGGATCCGATGGTGGATCAGGTGGCGGATTCGGTGGTGGACTTGATATTGGACTCGGTTTTGGAACTGATGGACCTGGTGGATCAGGATCTGGTATTGAACTCGGTTTGGGACTTGGTGGTGGACCTGGTATTGAGCTCGGGTTTGGAACTGATGGACCTGGTGGATTCGGTGGTGAACCTGGTGGATCAGGAGGTGGATTCGGTGGTGGACCTGGTGGATCAGGTGGCGGATCACATGGTGGTTCAGGTGGATCAGGTGGCGGATccggtggtggttctggtggatCAGGTGGTGGATTCGATGGTGGATCAGGTGGTGGTTCAGGTGTATCAGGTGGCGGATTCGGTGGTGGACTTGATATTGGACTCGGTTTTGGAGCTGGTGATGGACCTGGTGGGTCAGGAGGTGGACTTGGTGGATCAGTTGGCGGATTCGGTGGTCGACCTGGTGGATCAGATGGTGGATTCGGTGATGGATCAGGTGGGTCAGGTGGATTCGGTGGCGGATTCGGAGGTGGACCAGGAGGTGGATTCGGTGGTGGATCAGGTGGATCAGGTGGATCAGGTGGATTCGGTGGCGGATTCGGTGGTGGACCAGGAGGTGGATTCGGTGGTGGATCAGGTGGATCAGGTGGATTCGGTGGCGGATTCGGTGGTGGACCAGGAGGTGGATTCGGTGGTGGATCAGGTGGATCAGGTGGTGGATctggtggtggagcaggtggaTCTGGTGGCGGGGTCAGTGGTGGAGgggccggcggcggcggcgtcaacCTACAGGACAAGGCCGTGTTCATCATTCACCCTGACTTCTTCAAGACCGGCGCGGGCGCCGGCCTGACGGGCCTGCCGGAAGTGACGGAGCCCATTATTATCGTGAGTGACAATAAATTTGCCCAGGGTGGGGGTGGGGCTGGCGTAGGTTTCAGTAATGCTCTGGGCGGAGGAGGGTTTGCGGGAGCCTTTAGCAGCGTGAACAGGCTGggagaggctgctgctgctgacacCACAGCGGCTCACTCAAGCGGTGCTGCATCAACTGCTACCGCCGAAGAAGTAAGTACATCCTCTGGTAAAAGTGGATCGACCTCGACCAGTGCCATTGAAAGCGCTTCATCCTTAGGCAGTGCCTCAATAAGCGCTTCTTCTCCAAGCAGTGAAGGCTTCGTTGCATCCACCTTCAGCTCCAACGGATTGACTGTTGGAAGTGCGACAGGTGATTCTACCTCTGCCTCGAGTGGATCATTTGGAAGAAGTACCATCGAAAATGTCTCATCCTCAGCTAGTGCCGCTGAAGGAGCATCTTCAAGTGGTGCTACAAAGAGTGCTTCATTCTCCAGTGCAAGTGAATCATCGGGCAGCGCCACTGATGGTGCTTCTTTTTTAACTAGTGCTTCCGAAGGTGGTTCATCCTCCCACGGATCAGTTTCCTCAGGGAGTGGAACTGAAGGCGCCTTTTTATTTGATGCAAGTGGATCTTCCCTAGGCAGTGCGGCTGAAGTTGATACTTCTTTAGGCAGTGCCGCTGAAGTAGCCTCCTCAAGCAGTGCCACTGAAGTGGCCTCCTCAGGCAGTGCCGCTGAAGTGACCTTCTCAGGTAGTGCCGCTGAAGTGGCCTCCTCAAGCGGTGCCGCTGAAGTGACCTCCTCAAATAGTGCCGCTGAAGTGACCTCAAGCAATGCCGCTGCAGCGGCTTCCTCAGGCAGTGCCGCTGAAGGTGTTTCTTCTTCGAGCAGTGGAGGGTTCGATGCATCTACATTCAACTCTAGAAAACTATCTGTAGAAAGCAGCACAAAagattcttcatcttcttccagcAGAAAAGGTGGAGTTCTAACAATTACTTCCTCTAGCTTGGATGGATCATCTGGTATCAACAAAGCGGTAACTGATGAGTCGTCTGGCAGGGGACAATCAGTTCTCGATAGTGGAGCATCAGGAGGaacaaaaaatattgaaaaggcAGCCAATGCAAAACCAGCTTCTTCGGGTCAAATTGGGCTGAATGGATTTAGCACGTCCTTCAGTGAAGGCGGATCACAACAGTTTATAATATCCTCTAGTGGAGACGCATCCAGGTTTGACTCCCACAGATTTTCCAGCAGTGGATCCGGTGGCTCTTCAAGCAGTGGGGCGTCAAGCAGTGCCATTTTGCACAGCCAAAGCGGTGGTGACTTAAAACTGCAGGCACCGGACCAGTTACTGAAGATTCTCAATCCAGGCCAAACAGCTCGCGGGCTTCAGGGTATCCGCGGCAGTTCGGGCCAGGGCGGGGCTGTCTTCTTTACGCAGGAAACTGACCTGGCCTCTTCCCAGGGCGGCAAAACCTCCATCACACAACTGCCAGTCACTCGCGTCACCACCGTGACACACCTCCCTGACGATTCTAAGCAAGGCTCTTCCATCTTGAAAATAGCTGGCAGTTCCACGGGCTTCAAGAATAACCAGAACGTGTTCACAAGCCCACCGTCAGGTGCTGCACGATTCTTTGCATCAGCATCAAACACAAAAACTTTTCAGGCGAGTGGCAAGAAGTCAGCAGGAAACAAAATTGTTAGCATATCCGGCTCAGGAACACTCACGACTCTTCCTACTGGTGACACTGTCCTCGCCTTGGGCAGCAAACAACCCATTGCAATTTCCACTTCCCAGGGCGTCATCAGGAACAGCCGGAGGACCGCGCCCTTTTCCACCACCAACTCGAGGCAGCAACGACCGAGGCGAATCCGAGGGCGGCTTCTGAGGTCACTCTAATTGGCCAAAGAGGTGAAGACACACCTGCATTGAGGTTCACCGTCTCAGCGCCCACTGTTCCTTCAATATGTTAACGTTAGCTTGTACGATAGGCAGAATCGATGTTAATGGCCGCAGTGATCAGATTTTGCTGCTGAAAAGGGTTCATAGAAACTCTGCTTTTATGTtttacacaaacacactctcAGTCATTAACTACATTAATGAAACGAAGAGTTTGTCATTTACCTATTACACAAACACTTCACATATCACTGCACTGTTACTGTCCATACATCATGCCTCTTCCCTTTAATGGCTTGTTTTCATTCGCGAACGAAACGCTGTTACTGTTAGCCAATGCTTAGGTTAGGAACCATGCACACTTGTAGTCATGAGGTGCTgagctctgtgtgtgtatgtgtgtgtgtgtgtgtgtgtgtgtgctaagttATGTGTGTGGATCACTTGATATTGTTGTAACGGTAAGTTATCACGGAGAAGCGTGCTAGGTTTTGTGTGTGGATCACGTCAAGCTGTTTAAACAGAAATGTATCACGAGGTCCATTAGTCGTTaagttatgtttgtgtgtttataacgttgaaattaataaaaaaaatattttttataagCTGAAAAAATGTTTTATTCTAACATCTGGTTACAGGGTTCAATAAACAAACAGGTGCTCTGAGTTCTTGAAATCTATAAAAACAAAGATAAGATTAATCCACAAAGAGGTAATTAACAAAAAGACAAGAATACAAACACTGATGTTCCTGGGGTAACACTTTTAAACTCTCAAAAAGGAAGAGGCTGAGGGAGGATGGAGTGTGCTCCTTACCGGAACAAGCTGGCATGGAGAGCACGGGCGTGGGGGAACCTTCTCTACACGTCACCAACACTCCTGCAACAGATATATAAATTgctataaatggaaggaaaaacgcTTCAATGTTTAAATATGCGTTacatagaaagggaaagggtacGAGGACACTTGATCGAGAtttatgaatggatgaagggctttcatAAGGGTGATGTATAAGGATTTTAGTAGTAGAAGAGCAGAGTACAACACGTAGgctagtaatggatttaaattggataaactcagattcaacaaagacatagcaagaaccagggttgttgattttttttaatttcaagcaagatggcggcactataaaacagttgcctgcgcttccaattggctgggaccaaccaaaagagtaaagatggggccatacgctacagctgagcgtggccgcagtgctcatctccttGGCACGGGCCCCTGACCATTGATGGGAAGAAACCATCACCCCAggacagggtcagcgtgacatccgggttacgacGGTTTATCTTCCCAAAGTTTACCATtgtaagggccgccggcaaccctcacataactttgtgtgtgtgtgtgtgtgtgtgtgtggctctcgcaatctctaagcctttacaaCCATATAtacctatttatcgaccagcccgaaagggaggatgagcagctgggtgagtgggacgctgactgcccaggtcgggattcaaacccagggcGCGGGTTTGTAGCAAGGCATactaaccactagaccatggaggtataaaaaaaacaataaaaaaaatctaatgtcaacaagatgagaaaacagttGCAATAAGCAAATGAACTtaagttgctaacccatggttgccctgcacacattctaaatATTTTGGCTCATGGTTTGGAAATTGGCAACATaaaagaacatgtggttcatgttgtaaTATACTTCTGAagccatcactctgcctcagcaagatgcCGTCAGAAAGGCGGTCAGTGTCTTGTTCTGCTCCAGGACACTGGATGGACCAGGTGTGGCTGACGGAAGATATGTATAATGAACTAACAGCTCAGGTAAAAATtttgtgaagttgacagggaaaataTGGATATCGAGGTTagagagtgttttctttgtttatttctccattctATGTTGTTGCTCAGCAAtgagatcaagatttaaatcaatgacaaaaaaaaatcaaataatataaatcttgatttaaatcaatgatttaaaaaaataatttgatttaagttttgatttaaatcaacttgatttaaatcaaacaaccctggcAAGAACTGCTTTACTAATATTGTGGTGGATGAGTGCAGCAATcactcatgtggtgagtgccaatatgataTATAGCTCCAAGGAAAGcttacataaattcatggatactGAGGATAAATGGGGTTAGGATGACAAAAACCTGCCTTGTATGGGCATTCCGGACTCTTGcagattatatgtgtgtgtgtgtgtgtgtgtgtgtgtgtgtgtgtgtgtgtgtgtgtgtgtgtgtgtgtgtgtgtgtgtgtgtgtgtatctatgtgataaagaaagagaaagagaaagataaggagaattcaaatattcgtgtatttaatcATTcacctatttatttactttacatccggttaaaaatatacatattttaGTACGTTCCCGAACATTGGTGTGTCGCAGCTGCATTACCTGATATGCTTTTTAAGAAACGATGGCTCGGCAGATCTCTAAAGCTGCTGAGATAATCCACATAATTAACTCATCCCACCACACACCTGCACCTTCCCAAGCCCTGCCTCCAGCGTCACCTGCTCTGCGCCACGCCTCCTGCTGTGCTCCACCGTCCCCTTCCTCAGGTGCCCGTTTCCAACCTTGCTGCATCAACCTTCACACCAGGAGCCTTCCTCGTACCTTTAGCTGTCCCTTGACTTCCATAATCTCTCTCTGCATTTCAATAGTTGATATAATTTTCCCGTAAGGCTCTCATTTCTTATCTCTGCGTCTATCATTTTTTTCGCTGCGAATATTGACTATCAAATGTTCAGGATTCCAAAATGGTTGTCTGTTAACTTGTAAAAAACAAAATTGCTTATTCCCAGTTGCCTATTCGGTGAAGTTCCCTCGAAGC containing:
- the LOC127001562 gene encoding uncharacterized PE-PGRS family protein PE_PGRS54-like isoform X36 encodes the protein MWKVVVVAAALSVAAVAGEGGQEAQLSGPGLSLGELLRGSRESSGEYRVRHFGRGGGDDDDSEEFPPLMPYEFAYEVKDDATTNYQNRVEFVEDGVLRGSYSLLSPDGVVRTSVYSDTGNGFEVTLHEVPTDIVVIGSGLPGDPALKAGGTYRYYDSRDSGSRESFRPSFSRSGGFEAFSKASEGFDGSSRGSAIFSSSSNRDFSSKNKQSSREESSRREESERREESSRRDESRREESSRRDESRREESEGSRFEFLTNDKSALEAFDRESASQGFSGGSRDSEASSRRKESRREESEGYKYELLTNDKSALEAFDRESASQGFSGGSRDSEASSRHEESGGFGEFSHAFASSFSQQGGSGGGSGGGSGGGSGGGSGGGLGGGFGGGSGGGSEGGSGGSRGGFGGGSEGGSLGGSGGSSGGSGGGSGGGFVGTGSGSGHGGSGGGSGGGYEGGLGGGSGGGFGGGSEGGSFGGEFGGSGGGSGGGSDGGSGGGSSGGSGGGSGGGFVGTGGGSGHGGSSGGSDGGSGGGFGGGSGGSGGGSHGGSSGSGGGSGGGSGGSGRGSHGGSGGSGGGSGGGSHGGLGGSDGGFGGGSGGSGGGFGVGSGGSGGGSHGGSGGSDGGFGGGSGGSGGGSHGGSGGSDGGFGGGSGGSGGGSHGGSGGSDGGFGGGSGGSGGGSHGGSGGSDGGFGGGSGGSGGGSHGGSSGSGGGSHGGLSGSDGGFGGGSGGSGGGFGVGSGGSGGGSHGGSGGSDGGFGGGSGGSGGGSHGGSGGSDGGFGGGSGGSGGGSHGGSSGSGGEFGGGFGGSGGGSHGGSGGSDGGFGGGSGGSGGGSHGGSSGSDGGFGGGSGGSGGGSHGGSGGSGDGFGGGSGGGSDGGSGGSGGEFGGGSGGSFGGSHGGSGGSGGGSGGGSGGSGGGSDGGSGSGSGGSGGGFGGGSGGSHGGSGASGGGSGGGSSGSGGGSHGGSGGGFGGGSGGSGGGSHGGSGGSGGRSGGGSSGGSDGGSGGGFGGGLDIGLGFGTDGPGGSGSGIELGLGLGGGPGIELGFGTDGPGGFGGEPGGSGGGFGGGPGGSGGGSHGGSGGSGGGSGGGSGGSGGGFDGGSGGGSGVSGGGFGGGLDIGLGFGAGDGPGGSGGGLGGSVGGFGGRPGGSDGGFGDGSGGSGGFGGGFGGGPGGGFGGGSGGSGGSGGFGGGFGGGPGGGFGGGSGGSGGFGGGFGGGPGGGFGGGSGGSGGGSGGGAGGSGGGVSGGGAGGGGVNLQDKAVFIIHPDFFKTGAGAGLTGLPEVTEPIIIVSDNKFAQGGGGAGVGFSNALGGGGFAGAFSSVNRLGEAAAADTTAAHSSGAASTATAEEVSTSSGKSGSTSTSAIESASSLGSASISASSPSSEGFVASTFSSNGLTVGSATGDSTSASSGSFGRSTIENVSSSASAAEGASSSGATKSASFSSASESSGSATDGASFLTSASEGGSSSHGSVSSGSGTEGAFLFDASGSSLGSAAEVDTSLGSAAEVASSSSATEVASSGSAAEVTFSGSAAEVASSSGAAEVTSSNSAAEVTSSNAAAAASSGSAAEGVSSSSSGGFDASTFNSRKLSVESSTKDSSSSSSRKGGVLTITSSSLDGSSGINKAVTDESSGRGQSVLDSGASGGTKNIEKAANAKPASSGQIGLNGFSTSFSEGGSQQFIISSSGDASRFDSHRFSSSGSGGSSSSGASSSAILHSQSGGDLKLQAPDQLLKILNPGQTARGLQGIRGSSGQGGAVFFTQETDLASSQGGKTSITQLPVTRVTTVTHLPDDSKQGSSILKIAGSSTGFKNNQNVFTSPPSGAARFFASASNTKTFQASGKKSAGNKIVSISGSGTLTTLPTGDTVLALGSKQPIAISTSQGVIRNSRRTAPFSTTNSRQQRPRRIRGRLLRSL